In a genomic window of Magnolia sinica isolate HGM2019 chromosome 16, MsV1, whole genome shotgun sequence:
- the LOC131229098 gene encoding zinc finger CCCH domain-containing protein 44-like, producing MRLLSKLSLPACTRAAVVVHVKRKKGFCTNCLRLALLIEENLDVDSNGGKVDFNDTETCEFLFKEYWDLIKQHEGLSVQDLHAADALMKKGENYEELPEDERDLIFDVGEMDQKSDDEFPLIGKYTE from the exons ATGCGTCTGCTGTCCAAACTCAGTTTGCCAGCATGTACAAGAGCCGCTGTGGTTGTGCATGTCAAAAGGAAAAAAGGCTTCTGCACTAACTGCTTAAGACTTGCTCTACTGATAGAAGAAAACCTGGATGTCGATTCCAATGGG GGTAAAGTGGATTTTAATGACACAGAGACGTGTGAATTTTTGTTTAAGGAATACTGGGATTTGATAAAGCAGCATGAAGGCTTATCAGTGCAAGATCTTCATGCTGCAGATGCCCTAATGAAGAAGGGCGAGAACTATGAGGAACTCCCTGAAGATGAAAGGGATTTAATCTTTGATGTTGGTGAAATGGACCAAAAAAGTGATGATGAGTTTCCATTAATTGGAAAATACACAGAATAA